A window of Natronococcus sp. CG52 genomic DNA:
ATCATGATCGTGCTACACGTCCTGTACACGTTCAATAACTTCGACTTCGTCTGGCTCTCGACCGGCGGCGGTCCGCTCCGAGCCACCGAAGTCCTGCCGACGTACGTGTACAAGCAGGCGTTCGACCAGTACCTGCTCGGCTACGCGGCCAGTATCGGCGTCGTGATGCTCATCATCATGATGACGTTTACCGTCGTCTACGTTAAACTGGAGGATCTCGACTGATGTTGAACACGCTCGTCACCCGATTCGAGATGCGCCTTGACGACGAGATGACCGTCCGGCGCGCGGCGTTCGTCTACGCGATGCTCCTGCTGTACTACGGGTTCCTGTTGATCCCGCTGTTCTGGCTCCTCAGGTCTTCGATCGTCACCGACGAGATGCTGCGCGCGCGGGAAATCAACCTCCTCCCGCTCGCACACGTGACGATCGAAAACTACGCGACGGTGCTGGCCAGCGGGACGTTCCGGATGTACTTCGTCAACTCCATGATGATCGCGGTTGCCACGACGGTGTTGACGCTCGGCGTCGGCATCCCGGCGGCGTACTCGGTGAGCCGATTCGACTATCCGGGCCGCGACTACGTCGTACTGGGACTCATCTCGAGCCAGATGCTGCCGCTGGTGCTGGTGTTGATCCCGTTCTTTACGGTCATGTTCCGTATGGGACTGGTCGATACCAGAGTCGGACTCGTCTTCGCCCACGCCGTCGGCGTGCTGCCGTTCGTCGTCTGGCTGTTGAAGGGGTACTTCGACGCGATCCCCGAAGCGCTGGACGAGGCCGCAAAGATGGACGGCTGCGGGCATCTCGAAATCATGTACCGGATCATCGTTCCGCTATCGCTGCCGGGGATCGCCGTCGCGGGCTTCTACGCCTTCGTCGGTTCGTGGAACGACTATCTGTTCGTATCGATCCTCTCACAATCGACGGGGACGCGAACCTTGCCGCTCGGACTGCAGCTCTTCCAGACGGCACAGCAGGTTGACTGGGGCGCGGTTACCGCGGCCGCCGTCGTAACAGCGGTTCCGGTCGTCCTGTTGTTCGCACTGGTTCGAAAGTGGCTCGTCGAGGGCCTGTCGAACACCGGTGGAAAGGGGGTCTGACGCCGCGAGTATTACCTCTCGCGATCGGTCGCTGACGGTCGATCGCGATGCAGTATCTTATTATAGCAAAATCACGATATAACGCGTATGACTGAGAAACTGAGCGAATCGGCGGCAGAACCCGACGGCTCCGGAGATTCCGTCATTACCGAGTACGAACTGTTCGAGGTCCCGCCGCGCTGGCTGTTCCTCAAGGTGACGACGAGCGACGGCACCGTCGGCTGGGGCGAACCGGTCGTCGAAGGACGCGCGAAGAGCGTCCGAACCGCCGTCGAAGAACTGATGGACGGTTATCTGCTCGGCGAGGACCCTGCCCGGATCGAAGATCACTGGCAGACGATGTACCGCGGCGGCTTCTACCGCGGCGGCCCCGTGCTGATGAGCGCCATCGCCGGGATCGATCAGGCGCTGTGGGACATCAAGGGCAAGCGGTTCGGCGCACCCGTGTACGAACTCCTCGGC
This region includes:
- a CDS encoding carbohydrate ABC transporter permease; translated protein: MLNTLVTRFEMRLDDEMTVRRAAFVYAMLLLYYGFLLIPLFWLLRSSIVTDEMLRAREINLLPLAHVTIENYATVLASGTFRMYFVNSMMIAVATTVLTLGVGIPAAYSVSRFDYPGRDYVVLGLISSQMLPLVLVLIPFFTVMFRMGLVDTRVGLVFAHAVGVLPFVVWLLKGYFDAIPEALDEAAKMDGCGHLEIMYRIIVPLSLPGIAVAGFYAFVGSWNDYLFVSILSQSTGTRTLPLGLQLFQTAQQVDWGAVTAAAVVTAVPVVLLFALVRKWLVEGLSNTGGKGV